One Nitrosomonas sp. PY1 DNA window includes the following coding sequences:
- a CDS encoding YbaY family lipoprotein — MAWAGTLSGTAIYRERIALPAGAVFEAELQDVSRADAPATVLGRSQLIPVGRLPIRFEINYDDTTLQSDHRYIVRATIRHQDRLLFTTDKAYPVLNDRNTSLQLLLVSVRSSSPPESKTNDIGALPASYEGELPGAGNPILWHVNLLPEGRYQLRITHIGQPEPNRFDDIGRWVYDESGRIVLRSGRETPIFLMPVEDGTALRKLDLLGKLIESNHNDRLLRSSESKLIEPQLILTGMFDYMANAATITLCADGQRLPVAMEGDYEALEAAYQRASLQPGQALLVNLDGTIKQRPSMGESYPVQAILIVDRFITTWPRETCGNTLADSPLRGTYWKLVRLNDNPVAISAKQRREAQLVFATDTLRVSGNTGCNRINGSFEINNDKLRFSRMASTKMACLEGMDLEERFLSALKHVERYRIIGSHLELLDATGTISARFEATVL, encoded by the coding sequence ATGGCATGGGCTGGCACCTTATCAGGTACAGCGATCTATCGGGAACGGATTGCGTTGCCTGCAGGTGCCGTATTTGAAGCCGAATTGCAGGATGTGTCGAGAGCAGATGCACCGGCCACAGTACTTGGTCGCAGTCAATTGATTCCTGTCGGTCGGTTGCCGATCCGGTTTGAAATCAACTACGACGATACTACTTTGCAATCAGATCATCGCTATATCGTGCGTGCGACGATCAGACATCAGGATCGATTACTATTCACGACAGACAAAGCATACCCGGTACTTAATGATCGCAACACATCATTACAGTTACTGCTGGTATCCGTTCGTAGTAGCTCTCCGCCAGAATCGAAGACTAACGATATCGGCGCTCTGCCTGCTTCATACGAAGGGGAGTTACCTGGCGCCGGTAATCCTATTTTATGGCATGTGAATTTGCTACCGGAAGGGCGCTATCAGTTACGTATAACCCACATTGGTCAGCCAGAACCAAATCGTTTCGACGACATCGGTCGCTGGGTATACGATGAATCTGGACGCATTGTGCTGCGCAGCGGACGTGAAACACCAATTTTTCTGATGCCGGTAGAGGATGGTACAGCGCTGCGCAAGCTCGATCTTCTCGGAAAACTTATTGAATCCAACCACAACGACCGATTGCTGCGATCGTCTGAATCCAAACTCATTGAGCCGCAACTGATATTAACGGGTATGTTTGATTACATGGCAAATGCTGCCACGATTACCCTTTGTGCTGATGGTCAACGGCTACCTGTTGCTATGGAAGGTGACTATGAGGCGCTTGAAGCAGCATATCAAAGAGCCAGCTTACAACCTGGGCAAGCTTTATTGGTAAATTTGGACGGCACGATCAAGCAGCGACCTTCGATGGGTGAAAGCTATCCAGTGCAAGCCATTCTGATTGTTGATCGCTTTATCACCACTTGGCCTCGTGAAACCTGTGGCAACACGTTAGCCGACAGTCCTCTTCGTGGTACTTATTGGAAACTTGTACGTTTAAATGACAATCCCGTAGCGATATCCGCAAAACAACGACGCGAAGCACAATTGGTATTTGCTACTGATACACTACGTGTCTCTGGAAACACTGGTTGCAATCGTATCAATGGCAGCTTTGAGATTAATAATGACAAACTACGTTTCAGCCGAATGGCATCAACTAAGATGGCTTGTCTCGAAGGCATGGATCTGGAAGAACGATTTCTCTCAGCATTAAAGCACGTAGAACGCTACCGTATTATTGGCAGCCACCTCGAACTTTTAGATGCAACCGGTACTATAAGCGCACGATTTGAGGCAACAGTGTTATAG
- a CDS encoding HdeD family acid-resistance protein has product MDTTTNLKPEDIDELRKKWYWFLIIGIICLIGGIFSLYQPFFATLTVEILTAWIFVVSGIANVIQAFQAGQKGKGWMIASGVLLILLGTVLILRPSEGIVSLTLVVAALLLFYGVMQIFYAYHLRPSRGWGWLFFSGIISGLLGIIIFAQIDILAGIALGTFLAINLIMNGTMLILTSFAIKKL; this is encoded by the coding sequence ATGGATACCACAACAAATTTGAAACCAGAAGATATCGATGAATTACGCAAAAAATGGTACTGGTTCTTGATCATTGGGATCATTTGTCTGATCGGAGGAATTTTTTCCTTATATCAACCATTTTTTGCGACTTTAACTGTAGAAATATTAACTGCCTGGATATTCGTTGTTTCCGGTATTGCTAATGTCATTCAGGCTTTCCAAGCTGGCCAGAAAGGAAAAGGATGGATGATCGCGTCAGGTGTTTTATTGATATTGCTGGGTACTGTACTTATTCTCAGACCATCGGAAGGTATTGTCAGTCTGACGTTAGTTGTTGCAGCGTTATTATTATTTTATGGCGTCATGCAAATTTTTTATGCATACCACCTTCGTCCTTCTCGCGGCTGGGGCTGGTTATTTTTTAGCGGGATCATTTCCGGTTTGCTTGGCATTATCATTTTTGCTCAAATTGACATATTGGCTGGCATTGCACTTGGAACTTTTCTCGCCATTAATTTAATTATGAATGGAACTATGCTTATATTAACTTCCTTCGCAATCAAAAAACTATAA
- a CDS encoding FKBP-type peptidyl-prolyl cis-trans isomerase, with the protein MRTFNFKHLLNLISILFVLTLASQWAFAGVDELQKTDVKVGHGEEAEVGKTVNVHYTGWLYDENAVDKKGKKFDSSHDRKEPFSFMLGAGRVIKGWDKGVLGMKVGGQRTLIIPPSMAYGSRGAGNIIPPDATLIFDVELISLKQEGGHY; encoded by the coding sequence ATGAGAACATTCAATTTTAAGCATTTACTCAATTTGATCTCCATACTTTTTGTTCTGACTTTAGCATCACAGTGGGCGTTTGCGGGTGTAGACGAACTACAAAAAACGGATGTTAAAGTCGGTCATGGCGAAGAAGCAGAAGTAGGTAAGACAGTCAACGTTCATTACACTGGTTGGCTATATGATGAAAACGCCGTTGATAAAAAAGGCAAAAAATTCGATAGTTCACATGATCGTAAAGAGCCATTTTCTTTCATGTTAGGCGCAGGGCGGGTTATTAAAGGCTGGGATAAAGGTGTATTGGGCATGAAAGTCGGTGGTCAGCGCACATTGATTATTCCGCCATCCATGGCTTATGGATCAAGAGGTGCTGGAAATATCATTCCCCCTGATGCCACGCTAATTTTTGATGTGGAATTGATCAGCCTAAAACAAGAAGGAGGACATTATTGA
- a CDS encoding YdbL family protein, with amino-acid sequence MSKIMSSTDATTSIQKVITISLLIFTLVSPYAWAASLEELRASGTIGESATGYVIARDSSAQAQADSINAQRRAIYQQKAAAQGISVDQVGKVYAQEIFNTVPAGTWIQINGQWAKK; translated from the coding sequence ATGAGCAAGATTATGAGTAGTACCGATGCCACTACTTCGATACAAAAAGTTATCACAATTTCTTTGCTGATTTTTACGTTAGTCAGTCCCTATGCATGGGCTGCTTCGCTAGAGGAGTTGCGTGCATCCGGTACAATTGGAGAAAGCGCTACGGGTTATGTAATCGCACGAGATTCCAGTGCACAAGCACAAGCGGATTCTATTAATGCGCAACGCCGCGCAATTTACCAACAGAAAGCCGCTGCGCAAGGCATTAGTGTCGATCAAGTGGGTAAAGTTTACGCTCAAGAGATTTTTAATACAGTGCCAGCGGGAACCTGGATTCAGATCAACGGGCAATGGGCAAAGAAATAG
- a CDS encoding CinA family protein, which yields MQVTSDNYEALYVLARRVGACLIQHELMLVTAESCTGGWLGQAVTSVPGSSSWYERGFITYSNLSKQEILGVQSATLAQYGAVSSQTAQEMVLGALNRSHAQIGVSITGIAGPDGGTIDKPVGMVCFAWTTKTGYVQQEIYHYLGGREAIRYQAVTTALNGILMLIDSISMTG from the coding sequence ATGCAAGTAACATCCGATAACTATGAAGCTCTTTACGTTTTAGCGCGGCGAGTCGGAGCATGCTTGATTCAACATGAATTGATGCTCGTTACAGCCGAATCGTGCACCGGCGGTTGGTTAGGCCAAGCGGTTACATCGGTTCCCGGAAGTTCCTCATGGTATGAAAGAGGGTTTATTACTTACAGTAACCTTTCCAAACAAGAAATACTCGGTGTTCAATCGGCAACATTAGCACAATATGGCGCCGTGTCGTCACAAACGGCACAAGAAATGGTGTTGGGAGCGCTCAACCGAAGCCATGCACAGATTGGCGTATCGATCACTGGTATAGCTGGACCGGATGGCGGAACGATCGATAAGCCTGTGGGTATGGTATGTTTTGCGTGGACAACAAAAACGGGCTACGTTCAGCAGGAAATCTATCATTACCTAGGTGGCCGAGAGGCCATTAGATATCAGGCTGTGACAACAGCATTGAATGGAATATTAATGTTGATCGATAGCATTTCTATGACCGGTTAA
- a CDS encoding YnbE family lipoprotein, producing the protein MYGEGRMIQFQYTAWALFVLLTSMACTPTVKVEPPHEPITINLNIKLDADIRVKLEEDAKKDIAANPGIF; encoded by the coding sequence ATGTATGGCGAAGGTCGAATGATTCAATTTCAGTACACCGCTTGGGCACTGTTCGTACTTTTGACAAGTATGGCATGTACACCCACAGTTAAGGTTGAACCGCCCCACGAGCCTATCACAATCAATTTGAATATTAAATTGGATGCGGATATTCGTGTAAAACTTGAAGAAGACGCGAAAAAAGATATCGCTGCAAATCCTGGTATTTTCTAG
- a CDS encoding DUF748 domain-containing protein, with product MISTERIQHPEEGISPTDKQAPRTRNKRWKIVLGVIFALILILAALSYWWLPGYAKSQLEIHLSELLQRPVKVALIEFKLNRLELIVHDFSIGEKSGEATQDKKLFSLGKLYVDASIESIKHRAPVITSVVLSEPKIWLSRDTNDRLNIADLIEKFSQPSDEEEKGPPAKFSIGDIKIENGYFEFDDQPKSANHKISEINLGIPIIANFESKLTNWIEPHFSAKINDSPFSLEGKLRPFTEKQEATLALKLDGLDLNKVDQYASLPKGISFNSGLLDIDLLVTFTQIADQVPEIALSGDAHMRRISVKNSVVEEPYQAKIKQMSVNLMNVYVMAQKPSQLAVKIEDIALIPNDEKTPALSLADLTIDKVGIDMNKHKIALDDITLDQLRTTLRRDTAGNIDLLQLFASTDGATTKERPVQPKPAANASKQKNTSVSNQSDNKTKNTHKSTVAHMRVPLPGRKPDPNQPTQSRVAENNTPKESEKEIRKDDIKTQSIATADKKQKSEKKSSNDAPWTVQVGDVKLAKSALRYEDLSLKKTQPMVIEPLDITVRNIDLTGVKPMDLSIKARVNERGNVNMDGTLAWAPLNTDLTIQLDSVDLAALQGWAEGKINALIASGDFSFHGNVKVQQDAELNFDVAGDAKLDNLYIFDEKNAQDLLHWKKLDASSLKIVSNPLRIDINTITFSDFYARAILLPNGKLNLMDIVQSDKSAGGDVSSDVKPVETNQASQKKETLAYIGKVLLQRGNINFYDRFIKPNYRANLTGLSGQIGPLHPGKFGVIDVKGALDKTAPLEIKGKIEPFSQEFFLDLTARVKDIDLPPFSPYSGKYIGYAIEKGKLSADVQYHVEKRELTADNKIFLDQFTLGEKMESENAVSLPLDLAISLLKNRDGEINLRLPLKGSLDDPEFNLGGLVFEAFTNLISKAVTAPFTLITSVFEGGEELSTITFPPGLSEIDEETAKRLQSLAEILLDKPSLNLEISGYADAVGDHDGLKMALLQDKVKTQKLTSQIEKGEGGGGELVNMQLTPKEYSQYLTAAYKKETFKKPKNMIGLDKSLPDAEMEQLMLENIQITDNDLAILAEQRAMAAHDWLIEKGNIPDGRIYIVSASKAGMAENKGGRVEFSLK from the coding sequence ATGATCTCTACCGAACGGATACAGCACCCTGAAGAAGGAATTTCACCGACAGATAAACAAGCGCCGCGAACACGTAATAAGCGTTGGAAAATCGTCTTAGGTGTTATTTTTGCACTCATATTGATTCTGGCCGCGTTGAGCTATTGGTGGTTGCCCGGCTATGCAAAATCGCAATTGGAAATACACCTGTCCGAGTTACTGCAACGCCCGGTTAAAGTGGCACTCATTGAATTTAAATTGAACCGCCTTGAGTTAATTGTGCATGATTTTAGTATCGGAGAAAAATCAGGCGAAGCCACGCAAGATAAGAAATTGTTCTCATTGGGTAAGTTGTATGTCGACGCCAGTATCGAATCGATCAAGCATCGTGCACCGGTGATTACCAGTGTTGTTTTGTCAGAGCCCAAAATTTGGCTAAGTCGAGATACTAATGATCGATTGAACATTGCTGACTTAATTGAAAAATTTAGTCAGCCGTCTGATGAAGAGGAAAAAGGCCCTCCCGCAAAATTTTCGATTGGCGATATCAAAATTGAAAATGGTTATTTCGAATTTGATGATCAACCCAAGTCAGCCAATCATAAAATCAGTGAAATCAATCTTGGAATACCCATTATCGCTAACTTCGAAAGCAAGCTGACAAATTGGATTGAGCCACATTTTAGTGCAAAAATCAATGACTCTCCTTTTTCTCTGGAAGGAAAGTTGCGGCCCTTTACCGAGAAGCAGGAAGCAACGTTAGCTTTGAAGCTGGATGGGCTTGATTTAAACAAGGTTGATCAATATGCATCCTTACCAAAAGGCATAAGCTTTAATTCCGGGTTACTTGACATTGACTTATTAGTTACCTTTACTCAGATTGCTGATCAAGTTCCCGAAATTGCTTTGTCCGGTGATGCGCATATGCGACGCATTTCAGTAAAAAATAGCGTCGTTGAAGAACCGTACCAAGCCAAGATTAAACAGATGTCAGTCAATTTAATGAATGTTTATGTGATGGCACAGAAACCTTCTCAACTGGCGGTAAAAATAGAAGACATCGCATTAATTCCAAACGATGAAAAAACCCCTGCTTTGTCATTAGCCGATTTAACGATTGATAAAGTCGGAATCGATATGAACAAGCATAAAATTGCACTGGATGACATTACATTGGATCAATTGCGCACGACACTGCGCCGCGATACAGCGGGTAATATCGACTTATTGCAATTATTTGCATCGACAGATGGTGCAACGACAAAAGAACGACCGGTTCAACCTAAGCCTGCCGCGAATGCATCGAAGCAAAAAAATACTTCAGTGAGTAATCAATCTGACAATAAAACAAAGAATACTCATAAATCTACTGTTGCGCATATGCGTGTGCCATTACCTGGACGAAAACCTGATCCCAATCAACCTACTCAGTCCCGAGTTGCTGAGAATAATACTCCAAAGGAATCAGAAAAAGAGATTCGAAAGGATGACATAAAGACGCAATCGATCGCCACGGCAGATAAAAAACAAAAAAGTGAGAAAAAATCTTCCAATGATGCACCTTGGACGGTTCAAGTTGGAGATGTCAAGCTTGCAAAATCTGCTTTACGATATGAAGACTTGAGTTTGAAAAAAACACAGCCAATGGTAATAGAGCCACTTGACATAACCGTTCGCAATATTGATTTAACTGGTGTCAAGCCAATGGATTTATCGATAAAAGCGCGTGTCAATGAACGGGGTAACGTTAACATGGATGGTACTTTGGCATGGGCACCATTGAATACCGATTTAACGATACAGCTCGATTCGGTTGATTTGGCGGCACTTCAAGGATGGGCTGAAGGGAAGATCAATGCACTGATCGCAAGCGGGGATTTTTCTTTTCATGGAAATGTAAAGGTGCAGCAAGACGCAGAATTGAATTTCGATGTAGCTGGTGACGCAAAACTCGATAATTTGTACATTTTTGACGAAAAAAATGCACAAGATCTGTTGCACTGGAAAAAATTAGATGCCAGTAGCTTAAAAATCGTCAGCAATCCATTGCGTATCGATATTAATACCATCACGTTTAGTGATTTTTATGCACGGGCAATTTTATTGCCCAACGGCAAGCTTAATCTGATGGATATTGTACAAAGCGACAAGTCGGCTGGCGGAGATGTTTCCTCTGATGTCAAACCTGTTGAGACTAATCAGGCCAGTCAAAAAAAAGAAACACTTGCCTACATTGGCAAGGTATTATTGCAACGTGGCAATATCAATTTCTATGATCGTTTTATCAAGCCAAATTACCGTGCGAATTTAACAGGTCTAAGTGGGCAAATTGGACCATTGCATCCGGGTAAATTCGGGGTTATTGATGTCAAAGGTGCACTCGATAAAACAGCCCCGCTAGAAATCAAAGGAAAAATAGAACCCTTTAGCCAAGAGTTTTTTCTTGATTTAACCGCTAGAGTTAAAGACATTGACCTACCTCCCTTCAGTCCTTACTCTGGGAAATATATAGGCTATGCTATTGAGAAAGGAAAGCTTTCGGCGGATGTGCAATATCATGTTGAAAAAAGAGAATTGACCGCAGATAACAAAATCTTTCTTGATCAGTTTACTTTGGGCGAAAAAATGGAGAGTGAAAATGCCGTGTCACTTCCACTGGATTTGGCCATCTCATTACTAAAAAATCGTGATGGTGAAATTAATTTGCGTTTGCCGCTCAAAGGCTCTCTTGACGATCCAGAGTTTAATTTGGGCGGCCTTGTTTTTGAAGCGTTTACCAATCTGATATCCAAAGCCGTCACCGCACCGTTTACGCTGATCACATCAGTATTTGAAGGAGGCGAGGAGCTTTCCACCATCACATTTCCGCCAGGCCTTTCTGAAATTGACGAAGAAACCGCCAAACGTTTGCAATCACTTGCTGAGATTTTGCTCGATAAACCATCGCTTAATTTGGAAATTTCTGGTTACGCAGATGCAGTAGGGGATCATGACGGACTGAAAATGGCTTTATTACAAGACAAAGTTAAGACACAAAAGCTTACAAGCCAAATAGAAAAAGGCGAAGGCGGCGGCGGAGAACTGGTCAACATGCAATTGACTCCCAAAGAATATAGTCAATATTTAACGGCAGCTTATAAAAAGGAAACCTTTAAAAAACCAAAGAATATGATTGGCTTGGATAAAAGCTTACCAGATGCTGAAATGGAACAATTGATGCTGGAGAATATTCAAATTACTGACAACGATCTTGCCATACTTGCTGAACAGCGTGCTATGGCAGCACACGATTGGTTGATTGAAAAGGGTAATATTCCGGATGGGCGTATTTATATTGTTTCAGCCTCTAAAGCTGGTATGGCTGAAAATAAAGGTGGAAGAGTGGAATTTTCATTGAAATAG
- a CDS encoding glycine zipper family protein, with translation MKKIVCLLIAVGIAISFSGCAGMSNTNQRLMTGSAGGAAGGALIGAIAGNAGMGAAIGAGAGLLGGFLADQHKKSEERAYQKGYRAGQQNK, from the coding sequence ATGAAAAAAATTGTTTGTTTGTTAATTGCAGTAGGCATAGCAATCAGTTTCTCTGGATGTGCTGGTATGTCGAATACTAATCAAAGGCTAATGACCGGTTCTGCAGGAGGTGCGGCAGGAGGCGCTTTAATCGGTGCAATTGCTGGAAATGCTGGAATGGGCGCAGCCATTGGTGCAGGTGCCGGTTTATTAGGTGGTTTTTTAGCCGATCAGCATAAGAAATCTGAAGAACGTGCTTACCAAAAAGGTTATCGAGCAGGTCAACAAAATAAATAA
- the sbcB gene encoding exodeoxyribonuclease I translates to MPITFYWHDYETFGANPRCDRPAQFAGIRTDEALNEIGEPLVIYCKPARDFLPHPEACLLTGITPQLANEKGLPEPEFIAQIHTELSQPNTCGVGYNSLRFDDEITRFTLYRNFYDPYAREWQQGNSRWDIIDLVRMTYALRPAGIVWPRHEDGQPSFRLEDLVAANGILHESAHDALSDVRATISLARLLRMKQPRLYDWLLQLRDKRKAAAQLDLTTHNPVLHTTRMYPTQTGCTSLVMPLILEPGNNNSVLVYDLRHNPDIFLSLDVNSLNKLLFTRNDELPEGMQRLPVKSIKINKCPALAPRNTLDHKTTERIALDLDKCHDHWQTLCAVPDFFQRVATAYTNHEFEPSSDVDLALYEGFLNNADAALLAQIRQASPQELAKYKFNFHDERLPKLLFRYRARNWPETLTPEEMEHWRNMRLQRLTQNNCSGGVTFDEYSAQIALLREVHKTNGNIKQILDKLEMWGKEVKIY, encoded by the coding sequence ATGCCCATCACATTTTATTGGCATGACTATGAAACGTTTGGCGCCAACCCTCGATGCGATCGGCCGGCACAATTTGCCGGAATTCGCACAGATGAAGCACTGAACGAAATTGGCGAGCCACTCGTCATTTACTGTAAGCCAGCCCGCGATTTCCTGCCGCATCCAGAAGCCTGTTTGCTCACGGGTATTACGCCGCAACTCGCTAATGAAAAAGGGTTGCCAGAACCAGAATTTATAGCACAAATTCATACCGAACTTTCGCAGCCGAACACTTGCGGTGTCGGCTACAACTCGCTGCGCTTTGACGATGAAATCACGCGCTTTACGCTATATCGCAATTTCTATGACCCCTATGCACGCGAATGGCAGCAAGGTAATTCTCGTTGGGATATTATTGATCTGGTGCGTATGACATATGCGCTACGCCCAGCCGGTATCGTCTGGCCACGGCATGAAGACGGTCAGCCCAGCTTTCGTCTGGAGGACCTGGTTGCTGCCAACGGTATTCTACATGAATCCGCACATGATGCTTTATCCGATGTGCGTGCGACCATTTCCTTGGCACGCTTACTGCGCATGAAGCAACCGCGCCTGTACGATTGGCTGTTACAGTTGCGTGATAAGCGAAAAGCCGCAGCTCAACTTGATTTAACTACCCATAATCCGGTGTTGCACACAACGCGTATGTATCCGACCCAAACAGGCTGCACTTCACTGGTCATGCCGTTGATCCTGGAACCCGGCAACAACAACAGCGTACTTGTGTATGATTTACGCCATAACCCGGATATATTCCTATCACTGGATGTAAATAGCTTGAACAAATTGTTGTTTACCCGCAACGACGAATTGCCAGAAGGAATGCAACGGCTGCCGGTTAAATCGATAAAAATCAACAAATGCCCCGCACTCGCACCACGTAATACGCTTGATCATAAGACTACAGAGCGTATCGCACTTGATCTGGATAAGTGCCACGATCACTGGCAAACCTTATGCGCAGTCCCTGATTTTTTCCAGCGCGTAGCCACTGCATATACCAATCACGAATTTGAACCTTCCAGTGATGTCGATTTAGCCCTATATGAAGGCTTTTTGAACAATGCAGATGCTGCCTTATTAGCGCAGATACGGCAAGCTTCGCCGCAAGAACTGGCGAAATACAAATTTAATTTTCATGATGAACGACTCCCCAAGTTACTATTTCGCTACCGCGCTCGAAACTGGCCGGAAACATTGACGCCTGAAGAAATGGAGCATTGGAGAAATATGCGTCTACAACGCCTGACACAGAATAATTGTAGTGGGGGTGTTACTTTTGATGAGTATTCAGCCCAAATCGCATTATTGCGGGAAGTACATAAAACGAATGGGAATATCAAACAAATATTAGATAAACTTGAGATGTGGGGTAAAGAGGTAAAGATTTACTGA
- a CDS encoding RidA family protein — MTRQLISSGSTFEQEIGYSRAVVEGNWILVSGTTGFDYNKMTISDDLLEQAEQCFKNIDMALKQAGSSMKDVVRVTYVFPNAEDFPKCWPIMRKYLGDVRPSAMMLAAGLSDSRMKIEIQVTAHRDRD, encoded by the coding sequence ATGACACGTCAACTTATTAGTTCAGGTTCCACCTTTGAACAGGAAATCGGCTATTCACGCGCGGTGGTCGAGGGAAATTGGATTCTGGTATCGGGTACTACCGGTTTTGACTACAATAAAATGACCATTTCTGACGATTTGCTCGAACAGGCAGAACAATGTTTTAAAAATATCGATATGGCATTGAAGCAAGCTGGATCGAGTATGAAAGATGTAGTGCGTGTTACATACGTGTTTCCAAATGCTGAAGATTTTCCCAAATGCTGGCCAATCATGCGTAAGTATTTGGGTGATGTCAGGCCATCGGCTATGATGTTGGCGGCTGGTTTGTCCGATTCACGTATGAAAATTGAAATTCAAGTTACAGCGCATCGTGATCGTGACTGA
- a CDS encoding Rap1a/Tai family immunity protein, which translates to MKKNNLCRIPVNLLMIVMMGIGCLVASVQAATENNFMVKNTQDIVELCSVSQEDKLYTQAIHFCHGYLVGIYHYQNELYKSPGLSPIVCIPKLYHPASVNSEAERIELSRNHIITGYIQWVKEHPDYLKESIVNSLMKYLVNNYSCKDD; encoded by the coding sequence ATGAAGAAAAATAATTTGTGTCGTATTCCTGTTAATCTGTTAATGATAGTAATGATGGGAATTGGCTGTCTAGTTGCTTCTGTTCAGGCTGCAACAGAAAATAATTTTATGGTCAAAAATACACAAGATATTGTTGAATTATGCTCTGTTTCTCAGGAAGATAAGCTTTATACACAAGCCATTCATTTTTGCCACGGTTATCTGGTGGGTATATATCACTATCAGAATGAGCTTTACAAAAGTCCAGGACTCAGTCCCATAGTCTGCATTCCTAAGCTATATCATCCAGCATCTGTCAATTCAGAAGCAGAGCGGATTGAGCTATCTCGCAATCATATAATTACTGGGTATATCCAATGGGTGAAAGAGCATCCAGATTATTTAAAAGAATCAATTGTTAATTCGTTAATGAAATACTTAGTCAACAATTATTCCTGTAAAGATGATTAA